The DNA region TTAAAATCGATAGCACATGCTGACCTGAAGCTCTGCTTATTTTATATGCTGAATACTGTTTTCTTTGACAGTCGTTTATTtggcagatatttattgagcatcttctatgtATTAAGACTCGTGCTAGGTGCTTGGAATGAAGTCTTTATGAACTTAAATTCAGTGCAGAAAACAGGCAAACAAGAAATGATAACGTACAACAAAGGTTTGGTATAGAAAGGGTCAAATACTCTAGGATCTATAATAAAGCAAGGGGACCTGAACAAAGCTCTCTTCTGAAAAACTTAGGTTTAACTTGGAACCTGAGAACCagtttaagagagagagagagtggagaaCTGCAGGAGAGGGAACAGCATAAGAAAAACCTGGAGGTGAGAAAGAATGGCatgttggaagaactgaaaaaaaatgccCATACTGCTGGAGTAGAGAGAATAAGAGGAAGTGAGGCAAAAGATAAGGATGGGACCCAGGTTTGAGGGTTTTGAGGAGATTGTCTGAAGTGCTGAGGAATTTGGACTTTACCCTGAGGGCAaggggaaactggaagagaacaaCATCTTACTAAACATAGGGTCCTTGGAAACAAATCAACCAAATATGCTAAAATGGTTGATGGCTGAAAGATTGGGACATACCATTTTAATTCATCATGCTTTTTGTGCCAAAGTGCAGACTTCCTTGGAAAGTGGACTGTAGCCTCCAGGGCCTCCTTAATGCCAGGTCACTCTCCCCCATACCCCCAGCCCACTGCGCATGTAATCAGATGCTCCTGAGTTTTGTGCAGCACAGCCCACCCTTCAGCCATTGGAACTGTAATCACAGAGCCCACCTTTGGGAAGTTGTCAGAGAGAGAGacccttgttttacagatggaccaaaagaggcccagagaaggaaagTAACTTTGTGGCTCCACAGcaagtcagtggcagagccagctGTAACATCACAGTCCTCTGACTCCTTCATGTATCCCCCAGAGAAAGTGGATGCCAGGAGCAGGATTAGGAGGAGGCAAGTGAGGCACCTAGGGAGCTAAATGTAAGGAGGCACTCACACTCGGGTGCCAGCCCTGCACTTGCAGGACCCCAGCTTCCTCAATGCCTCGCCCTGGTCCCAGCCCTGCAGGATACACCTTTAAGGGCAAGGACTGGAGCGTCTAACTCTGTGACTCTCTCCTGGCACTCACATGATGCTAGGCATATATTTTGAGGATCACTAGATGGATATGGGTGCTAATGAACAATGGATTTCCAACAATAAATTGATATGTATACAGATGTTTGTATCTGGGTAGAAATAACTCTtgacaatagaaaaaaattggaaagggCCCTAATCTAGAGCCTAGAGACCTGGATTCTGGTTCCTCTCTGCCACTGATTTGCCGTGGAAACTTGGGTAGGCTTCAGTGAAATGAAGTGATTGATCTAAATAACACTTATTGAACAACCACTGCTTAAATGCTTCTGTATTTTAACTCAATTAAAGACTTCTTGGCCTCTGAGGCTCTTTTCACTTCTGAAAAACTGGTTTGAGGGAGGGAAGGCTTTGTGGAGGATGTGGAGCTTGAGGGAGACCATCCAAACTCCAAGAGTGATGTTAATATTTTAAGTCGTTGTCTAAAGGCACGGTGTCTCAAAGCACTTCTGGGCTGGAAGGGATTTCTGGAGGGCACCTAATTCTAGGAGTCCCACCACCATCACTGCGGCCAGGCCAGCTGCCTCAGAACATGTCAGATGGCAGAAGCTCAGCCTCTGGCCCTAGCAGTAACTCAGAAGAGGGAGTCTAGAAATCTGTGCTAGAAGCTTCTCAGGTTATTCTGGTGGGCAGACAGATTTAGGAACCACTGATTCCAATGCCTTTCCATATCCTTAAACAGGCTCATACATGGACAGCCCAGGTCTGATCACAAGTATCTctgaacagagaaagaaattcaCTGATTGAtgaatacagcaaatattaagtGCTGGTCATTATGCTTGGCTTTATGCCAGGTGGTGATCATGGTCCTTGCTCTCAAGGGATTCCCATTCTAGGCCTGATGTTCATTTTAGAAGCAGGTCATTCAGCCTGAGCCAGAAAACCTTGGAGATTATCAACCAATCCATTCATGACACTGTTGGGAAAACAGGCCCAGACAAGGAAAGCAATgtgcccaagaccacacagcaaGTGGCTGTTGAAATGGATTTTCTGTTCCCAAACCAGCTCAGATGTTCCTATTCCCTTCCCAGGAGGGGCCTATCTACCCTTTGCTTCTTAAGCAATAAGCCTCCATATAGTCAGTGTTCCTGGAAGTCTAACTTCAGATATTGCTGAGATTTCAAATTTCAACAGGAATGGAGGCAGGAGGTTGGAGGGAACGCCAGGACGCGGAGTGTTTTTAAACCCACAGCCCTGGCTGTGCTGGAGATCGCGGCGCCTGCTCACCCTCCACACCCCCTACCCTTGAGAGCCGAAAGAGGAGGGGGCCGCCTCACGGGTTCCCAGGGACCTGACTCCCATCCCTCGGCCCAGGCAGGCTTATGGCACAGTCGCCCCGGGTCTGCGGAGGGGGAGAAGCAGAGGGTTAGCCGTGCCCGCCCCCAAAATCCCAGCCGCCCTGCGATTGGCTACAGGGACTCTGGCCTGGCCGCGGATTGGTCATCGCTGCGGGCTTGAAAGGTGGCTGAGAGCCACAGAGACCTCAGACGGACGTGGTCCGGGATCAGACAGCGTCTCCGGCGAGCCCGAGACGCGCCCCCAGCCCGCCATGGCCCGGCTGCTCCGGGCATCCTGCCTTCTCTCCCTGCTCCTGGCCGGCTTCGTCCCGCCGAGCCGGGGGCAGGAGAAGTCCAAGGTGAGTGAGCCTCCGGGGTGACGGAGTGTCTATCTCTCGGTGGCCAGGCAACCCCCATTCTCGGGCTCTCCTCGAGAAGGGCGTCACCAGGTGCGAGGGATGCGCTCAGCTCTGCTTGCCTCCCCCTCCGCCGCCGGGACCCCCAAgtgtcccctccccactccacccccaccgtCGGTCTCTTCGCAGTTTCATCCATTCGAGACGTGGAGACTGGGTGCCCTGGGCGGGCAGAATGGACAGCAGATGggtctctctccctgagctcccACTTTCTCCCCCAGGGCTACATCAGGGCGCCTTGTTACATTCCTGCCTGTCTGCACCCCAGCTGCACCCCTCCAGTAGGGGAGACTGCCAGCTTGGAAGGAAAGGCAGAAGTCTCCTAGTTGTTGGTCAATCCCCTGAGGGTGTGTGACCCTTAGCTGGAGAGGGGATACTGAGGCAAGGCGAGGGCATTTACCCAGCAGGCTTATCTCTTTGGACAGTAATATGCCAGGGTGATTAAACCAGACAGAAGCCAGGGGTAGGGATAGGCCCAGAGAGAGGGGTTTCTGTCCCTAACCTTCCAACACGAAAACCCACATACCACAATGCACATGCTTAAACTCCTCAAGCTCTGAGGGTCTGAGTTTCTAAAATTCTCTGGGTCCTTATTCTCAGAGCTTAGAGCCCATGATTCTGTTTCCAAAATTTTGTCCACTGCTCAGGAAGCTCATTACGAGCATAGAGTTCTTCTGTCTGTTTCTAAGCTCCTTTTCTGCCTCAGCCTAAATCCCATGCTGAGTCTGCCTCTCCCTGGAGTCAGTCTAGAAACTGATTGCTGTGAAGCCACTTCCTCCAGGCCTCCTCCTCTTATCCAGCCCTGTTCATAATCCCCATCTCAGAAGTCAGCTGGGTCACTTTTCCCCCAGGGCAAGGATGAGACTGAGTTTCAAGAGTGGGGAGTGGGGTAGGAATGGGTGGACCACGGGCAGGTCAGCACCCTGGAATCCGTCCCATCTGCTCAGTTTGGGAAGAGCCAGAGCAGGGAAGACTTGGGCCCTGCCTCAAGGTTGGGGGTAAGAAGCTGGACCCCGGGAATAACTCAGCATGGCTGTGTGTTCTCTGCAGGACTTGGAGAGAGCAGAATGGGTACTGTATagaaaaatttgagagaaagggTGAGGTTTGTTCATATCAGATGCAACCAGCCAGGACTTGCTGGCTATGGAGAGCCTGGGCATGCCCATCTCTCTTCCCAGTCCTTACAGAGAGAGGTGAGATGTCACTGCCCTGGGTTTTAGGGCCCAACCATTTCCCTTACCCCCAACCCCAGGGCAGAGGGGTGGGAGTGTGGGGCACAGGGAGAATGTGGTGGACATAAGGTCACATCATCCCAGAGGGATGTTTGCTTCCTCCTAGTTCAAAAGGAAGGGCTGGGGAACAAAAGGAATCCTCCTTTCCTTGCTGTGTCCTCTCCCTTGCTGCCCGCGCTCCCCGCCCTTGCTGTACCAAAAGGCTTTGCAAAAGCCAGAGAGAGTAAGGACTGCTGACGTGCATGGGATCCTGGTAACGGCTGGTTTCTAGGTGATTAAACCAGACAGAGAGAATCAGTGGCCGACAATCAGAGCTGAAGGACCCTTCAGACAGCACTGAATCCAATTCCATCTTACAATCGAGGAGATGGAGCCCCAGAAAAGGGAAATGAGTGGTCACACAGAATCAGTGGCACAGCCCAGCCTGGAACTCAGGTCTCCTGCTTCCCAGTGCAGTTCTCCTTTCATAGCATCATATTTTTGGGAGTgggcagaagagaaaagaatgataCAGGATAAGAAGTCCAAGCCAGCCAGAAATCCAAGTAAAAGCCATCCTCCAACTCGCAAGCCATCAGATCTCTTCTGTCTTGTCCTGCTGTGAGAAGATTGAGCCAGGCTTGCTGCCTCACCCCTCCTTGTTTAAGATGCAAAGGTCTGGGAGACTCTGGGCCCAGCAGAGGGAAGGGGGCTCACATAAAGCCTGGGCTGCAGGGCTCAGTGGTGGTCACAGGCCATGGCTTCCCCTGCCATGCACCACCCTCTGACCCCTCTGAGCCTACAGCACTAGCCTCCCTGGTCCCAAGACATAGCATGGAGACTTTATTACTCATCCCTCTCTTGGAATGCCCAGTGCCACATCTTCATCATGATGGCTGGGGATCACTGTCCTCTTTATAGGAATGTAGGAACATCAGGGCCCTTTCCTCTAGGATAATTGCTAGCCCCTATtgaaagacaaatcagagtcAAGTTTGTAGATTATAGCATTTTATTTGGGACCCCAAAAGTTTTGGTGCAGCAAGGAAGCTGGGTCACTTGCAAAAATGGAAGCAGCTTCAAGCTTCTAGGAGATGGCGAGCAATTTTTATAGACCTAAAAAGGAAGTTGGCTTGATTCCTATTGATTGGGTGAAGGTTTGTCCATCTTATAAGGGTGGGTTTAGGGCAgatgggctttattttgtattgggtcaaacATTATGAACTAGGGTCTGATTGCCTCTCTGGGTCAGAcaccttggtggggatttcaaatttcaaaagataccaAGAGGAAACTAAAGAGGGAGTTCAAAGAGGAAGTAGGGCACAGGTTTTTTGGGTCTGAGGGGTCCCCGGAGCTTtccatatataattttatcaccCTTGACTTGTGGATTTCAAGCCTTTTTTGATCTGTCACTAGATTCTCACACCATTTTGGGAGACAGGTGATATTATCCTCACCAAGCAGCAGATGGAGGCCCAGAGACTGAAAGTGACTTGCCACACAGCCAGCAAAGACTAGAATTTAAAcctcccaggaggttcctcttGCCCCACTTCTACCCTCAAACTGTGCCCAGAAGCTGATCCTCCTGCTGTTTACAAGCTCTGGTTATTTGAACAACCTCTTGGCTTTTTTCCCCTTCACTTCCCAGAATTCAGttttggatgggggtggggtgcaggagaTGGAGAGGTCAGCACGGAGGCTTGGTCTTTTGGCTGCTAGACCTCTGCAGCCAGCTGGGTGTGTGTTGATGGTGCCCTGGTTTGTCTGCATTTGAAAGGTGGAGCCAACCCCAGCTGGGGCCAAGGAGGAGTGTGGAACTTAGGTCTGGTACCTTCTCCAGCACCCACCAAAAGTCATAGGATGTAGAAAACTAGACTTATGTAAAGCAGGGAATTTGCATCAGAGCAAAGAGGAGAGCTTCCAGCTGGCTGTCAGGGAATGGCCCCAGGGGAGGAAGCCCAGCCTGGCCTGGCTCAGCCAGTTTGCAGCATCTTGGTGACACCCTGCCAGCCTAGTTCACAGTTTTTACCCAGTTAGGTCTGCATACCAAACCTTACCAGGAAGTCTCCCAGAGTTAGTGAATTTGCTACTCTAACTCCAACCACTTGTGCCTGTCCTCTCCTGGTCTAGAGTACTGGTTTGGACTCCATTTGTTTATTGCCTCTGCGTCTCTCATAGGATGTCAGGGCCGGGACTTCAAAGATCACCTATTATAATGGCTTCAGATTTTTTCCTTTCCCACCACAAGCCATCTGCTGAATTGTATTGTTGATGCAATGGCACACTTTCAAGAGTAGACCCAGGTCTTTGTAGTCCATGGCAGATATGATCTAGATAGTGGGGTCATGTGCAGCATCCAGTTGGCGAGCAGTAATCTATTCCTTCCTCTCCCACTGATATGATATTGCCCCACCATCTTTAATGAGAATAACGGATCCAGTTCAGGGgtctcattttatatatgaggaaactgaggcctggagagcaGAAAGGACTTGTCCAAGACCATACAAGTAGCAGAGCTGGATGGGGAACCCACGTCTTCCAACACAGTCCACTGCAGGCCCTTCCCCCTTGTTCTGGAGGTTGACTGAGGAGCAGCAGTTGGGCAGAGACGAAGGGAAATATAACATCATCTTAACAACTACTCACTTACAAGGAGCACCTTTTATATGCTGGTGCTGGTGCTTTACTCTTATCATCACATTTACTCCTCACTACAAGCCTTAACCCATACCTGGCTCCCAATCCTCCTTCCTTAATTTAACAGCCTCATCTTTCCagttcttcaaatttgaaacctcTGAATCACCACTTTCCGGACTGCTGCTTCCTCCTTTCTATTCAGTTCTTCCTTCCCAGTGGCCTAGTTCAGGCCTCGTCATCTCTCGCCTAGACTATCGCCACAGCCACCCAACCAGTCTCCATGCTCCAGCCCAGCCAGTGCCCCAGCCACCAGCATCAGGGCGGGCTCCCTCGGAGCCTGGTAAATGTTTGTAAATTGACAATGTGCTGTGGAAGTAATTATTTCACTAAGACTCTTCCGGTTTTCATAGCACTCACTAGCTTATCAAGTGCTTTCATAATCATTATCTTGTATAAGGAATTAGGAAACCTGGGTTCTTGTCCTGTTCCTATTCTTGGTAGTCTTGGGCAAGACACCCTCCCAGTTGGTATCTTTCATTATGTCAAAAATGGCAATGTCCAAGTTCTCTGCCAGCTCTAACCATTCCCTGGCACCGATCCTCTTCCTTCCAGACGGACTGTCATGGTGGCATGAGCGGCTCCATCTATGAGTATGGTGCCCTCACCATCGATGGCGAGGAGTACATCCCCTTCAAGCAGTATGCTGGCAAATACATCCTCTTCGTCAACGTGGCCAGCTTCTGAGGTCTGACGGGCCAGTACGTTGGTAAGTGCCCACCCTTCCTCCCCTGCTTTTTTGGTTCTGTGTCTACAGACCTGATAGCCTTTTGACATATTCTAGGAGATTCACAGTTACCCTGATTCATCCCTGGGCACCTCAACTACCCTAAAAACAGAGGCATGAAGATGGCGTTTGTGCCTGAAACTTCCTTTGACTGGAATAAGAAATGGTAGTTGAAGCTCAATCTTGCTGAGAATTTCTCATCTTCCCGCAGCCCCATCTGCCATGGTGCTTCCCTTGGCCCCTGCAGAGAAAGCATTCAGTCGCTCCGAAGCCCcagcacgtgtgtgtgcatggcggtagggggtgggggtagaggtgATGGTACAGGGGTAATTGCATTTCCTGagcttattctaaaataaaactttaaaaatgatctggttcatcttttctctctcctcagtTTAGGTAGACTAAGGAAACCGAGGTTCAAAGTGAAGAAACAACTTAACCGGGGTCACAAAGCTATTAATAGCAGAACCAGGCTTTTGACCGGGTTTATGACCCCCAGCACACTCACTCTTTTTGTCTCTTTAGCTGGGGCAAAGTAAAGAGCATGAGGGAGCAGGCTGGCCAAAGGCATCTGACAGCAACCACAAGGAGATACTTTGGGCCTGGCAGTGGCTGGTGCCAGCTGGCTGGGGTACAGATGGGCCAGGGGGCTGGGGGATGGGGTTGGGCAGGCAAGGGCAAGCTGGCCCTGAGCTATCTGCTAGCAATAGCAGGCAGAATTGCTGGAAGTGGCTAACAGCAGGGCCCAGTGAGCTCCAACATGGAATGCCTCTGTCCAGCCCTTGGAGTACAGCAGAGTGTGTTTGTGCAAGAGATGGGCTGGGAGCTGGCACTGCCCAAGAGGCCCAGGGACACTGAACTGGGGGAAACCGGGGAGCTGGACCAGCACCTTCGATGGGTTGCTGAATTCCCAAAGGGTATGGAATGGTGGTGAGGGCCTCACTCTATACCGTGGATGTTCTGCCTTCTGCCCAGGGATGGCTGGTTCTTGCTCCACGAAACTCAAGCTTGCAAGCCCTGTGCTGAGGTGGGAGCAGCAGGCACAGACCCTCACCGCACTGTGGCAGGCCTTGGCAGTGGGCGGTGACTCTGTTATTTGAGGGAGgatatttctcttttcctccaaaCTTCCAATCCATCCAGATTAGAGTCAGGAAGAAGGAACTTGCATCTCAATTCTGCCACAAACTTACTGGGTGATCTCACACTGGTCGTTttcctctccaggcctcagtgtttttggctgttcagggaTTGCGGGTGAGGTGTGCCTCTTCACAGGCCACCCCACCTCTGCTCTCTGTCCCCAACACAGAACTGAATGCACTACAAGAAGAGTTTGCGCCATTTGGTCTAGTCGTTCTGGGCTTCCCCTGCAACCAATTTGGACACCAGGAACCAGGGGAGAACTCGGAGATTCTACCCATCCTCAAGTGAGTGCACCCTGGTGTCCTGGGAAAGCTCCTCCAGCACAGCCCAGGTCCAGGCCCTGGCTGTTGTTGCTCCCTGTTCCCGATGGCCATTTACCAACCACCGAGGACTTCTCTCCCCTTCT from Choloepus didactylus isolate mChoDid1 chromosome 13, mChoDid1.pri, whole genome shotgun sequence includes:
- the GPX3 gene encoding glutathione peroxidase 3, yielding MARLLRASCLLSLLLAGFVPPSRGQEKSKTDCHGGMSGSIYEYGALTIDGEEYIPFKQYAGKYILFVNVASFUGLTGQYVELNALQEEFAPFGLVVLGFPCNQFGHQEPGENSEILPILKYVRPGGGFVPNFQLFEKGDVNGEKEQKFYTFLKNSCPPTSELLGTSDRLFWEPMKVHDIRWNFEKFLVGPDGMPIMRWYHRTTISSIKRDILAYMRRKTAWEVKGK